A segment of the Mogibacterium diversum genome:
CTTAGCTTAGTCTCGAATTTGAATTTCCCTGTGGTAGCTCTGCCTGCAGGGTACTCGCCACCAAAACATGCATCGCAGTATCCCACATTAGGCGCTGTTCCAATCATCTCGTGAAGTCTCTCCATCTTGAGGAATCCGATTGAATCGCAGCCGATTAGCGTGCAAATCTCATCCACGGTATGGTTCGCAGCTATAAGCTGTGACTTGTCCGACACGTCGGTGCCATAGTAACACTCGTCAACGAATGGAGGTGCTGTCAGCATGAGATGTACTTCTTTTGCTCCTGCATGTCTGAGCTTCTCGACGATATTCCTTGAAGTCGTTCCTCTAACGATGGAGTCGTCGATCATGACAACCCTCTTACCTCTTACAGTCTCTTCGATTACGTTGAGCTTGATGTTTACAAGCTTCTCACGCTGTGCCTGCCCAGGTGCGATAAATGTTCGTCCGATGTACTTGTTCTTTACAAAGCCCATGCCGTAAGGAATTCCAGACTCGCGCGCATATCCTACAGCTGCATCAAGGCCTGAGTCAGGTACTCCGATTACGATGTCCGCATCGACTGGATAGTCAATCGCTAGCGCCCTACCAGCTTCAACTCTAGCGCGGTGAACGCTGATACCGTCGATCTTGGAGTCAGGTCTTGCGAAGTAGATGTATTCAAAGATACATATAGACTTAGGATTCTTGTTACAGTGATCCTTGATACTACGAATACCATCATGGTTGAAAATAACTATTTCGCCAGGCTCTATGTCTCTGACGAATTTTGCTCCTACCGCATCGAGTGCACATGACTCGGACGCCACGACGTATCTGCCGTCTTCTGTGAGACCGTAACATAGTGGTCTAAAGCCCCTATCATCACGAACGGCGATTAACTTATTAGGTGACATCACACACAGCGAATATGCACCTTTTAACCTATGCATCGCTGCATTGATTGCATTCTCTATACAATCTGTGCGGAGTCTCTCCTTGGTGATCAGATATGCGATTACCTCAGTGTCACTTGTGGTCTGGAAGATAGAACCCTCAAGCTCAAGCTCTCTTCTCAAATCGCCGGAATTTACGATATTGCCGTTATGTGCGACAGCCATGCTTCCCTTGATGTGATTTACAACTATAGGCTGAGCATTTGCACGCTCATTCTTGCCCGTAGTTCCGTAGCGCACATGACCGACAGCGAGGCTTCCAACCCCTAGCTCATCGAGGGTGCTGTTGTTAAACACATCGTTTACCAAGCCCAAATCCTTGTGGCTCGCAAATACACCATCATCGTTAACCACGATTCCGCAGCTCTCCTGTCCGCGGTGCTGTAACGAGTAAAGACCATAATAGACAGTTCTGCCTATCTCATACGTCTCCCTTGGAGAGAAAACGCCCACTACTCCACATTCTTCTCTTAACTCACTCATACTATTCCTAACCTTAATATAATCTGTTAAATACTTTTGATTTACCTGCTGAAATCCGTTTATTCTAAGCGATTTTAATCAGCACCTGATTCTGCCACAACTAAGAAAATTTTAGTTGAATTTTGCGCATACTGCCGCATCCTTCTCGATTACTGCATCGTGGGCCTTCTTGCGCTCTTCTCTGAGCTTGATTCTAAGCTGTTCATCGGAAACCGCGAGAATTTCAGCTGCGAATATAGCTGCATTCTTAGCGCCGTCTATTGCAATGGATGCAACAGGGATTCCCGGTGGCATCTGGACAGTGGATAAGAGTGCATCCATTCCATCAAGCGCGGAAGCCTTAATCGGAATTCCAACTACTGGCAGGACTGTATTTGCCGCAAGAACTCCACCAAGGTGAGCTGCCTTACCTGCTGCAGAAATTATAACCCCAAAGCCATTCTCTTCAGCAGTCTTTGCAAATCCAATCGCTTCATCTGGCGTTCTGTGCGCAGAGTATACGTGTACTTCTGTAGGTATCCCGTATTTCTTTAGCTCGTTGATGCATTTCTCAACTACTGGCAGATCGCTGTCACTGCCCATGATTACTGCTACTTTTTTCATAATTCTCTTACCTCCATCTTTAATTATCAACATGAGAGTCTTTTACTCTCCTTTAATCAATATGCTTTTAACACTTTGGCAGCTGATACTTTCAGCTTCCTCGGCACGGATACAATCTCTATTTATACCGTAATTTAAATTTATCACATGCGTCATCAATGTCAACAATCAAGGCTTTCTAAATCCGTATTTTATTGTGTCTATTGTAGATTTTTATGCGGAATTTTAGTATTTTACCGAAGTATCTCCGAACGTTTGAGTACAACCGTTCGTATTTTATGCATTTTTAAAGTTTTTGCATTGCATTATAAAAGGGATTGGCACTGCCAATCCCTAATCGATATTAATTAAATGTAGTTTCCGCTATGCCAGTATAGTTGATATTATAGCGAATGCTATCGACGACGCGCTAAAGCAGTAGAACATAATTGCGAATGCTAAGGAGCTTTTCTTACCATAAGACTTGTAGTCAAGCGTGTTATACCCACCTATAATTACAAGCGCCACTGCTGAAAAGGCATATTTTATTGATTCATTTTTGAATAATATGGCACATATAATTGATACGATGTACAATACACATATACCAAATTTTAACATCATTCTTTTAGACATAACATCACCTTCTTTCATCTAGAAATAGCATTGATTTATTACAGTATCAACACCTAGAACTGATGCACCGAAATTCATAAGCGTTGCACCTGTACCTCTCCACAACTCTCTTGAAAATTTTGTACTTCTTAAAACTCTGACAGTTGATGTTCTATTTCGTTTTGCAATTGCTTGCGCTTTTTTAATGACCCCTATTAATCTACTGCCGATGCGCTAAAACAGTAGAACATAATTGCGAATGCTAACTACATCCAACCATCAGGGAACAATTCCCGCCTGACTTTATATACATTTGATTCGCAAACTTTACCATGCGCTTCAATCGCTTGCGAAATCGCTTTGTTACGCTTGTCGCTGCTAGTATAGAACGCACACTTTTCTAGATTTTCATTTCTTAAGACAGGTAAAATCGTATCTACATCAAGTGTAGTAGGGCAGACAGTCTCAGTAACTGTTTTGATATGAGGAGCTGCCTCTAAGGATGTAAAGTCTAGAAGCCCCTTCATGTTTTCGAAACACAGATTCTCAATATATGACTCAGACAGATTAGGCAAGTTCTTTACATTTGTTAGTTGCCCTATCTCAGCAGTGCGAAGGTTCGGCAATCCTGCCAGTACCGATAAATTTTCAAATTTCGCAAGTCTGAACAAATACAGCCCTGTAATCATTTCGTTTCCGTATAATCCTGATAAATCTCCAGCATTTCCTCCACTAATAGAGAGCCTCTTTAGTTTTGGCAGGCTATTTATATACGCGTACGACTCCGGTGTAATTCCGTGTAGCTTTAACGCTTGCAGCTGTTTAAGTTCAGATATAACTCCTAGGTTCTTACAGCACTTATGCAGGCTGAGTATCTCTAATTCGATGAAGCGATTAAGGTTCTTTAAGTCAAATGCCTTACTTGAGATGTTAAGATCCAGCGATTTTATGCCTGAAGGAAGTCTTTTTAGAAAGTCCTTGTCAGAAACCTTCGGAGCCTCTATACACAGGCTACGCAGATTGTTAAGTTCATATAGGACATCCAAATTCAAGATTTCTGTTGATGACTCGACAATTAGATGTCTAACCGCGCTCATACACTCAACAGTCTTGATATCACAGTCATGCGAACAATAAATCCGTAAGGTTGCATCTCTAAATTTAGCAAAATATCTTCTATTAAGCTCCTGCAGAGTAGCTGTGTCGAGTGGCATATAATTCGTCTGAAGGATAGTATCGCGCCTGCTCTCTGACACCAAGGTCTTTATATCTCTATCCGTTAGTGCACCTTCAAAACTTATAAACTTGTCTGCATATGATACTCCCACGGACTCCTCCATCTCCTACCTCTGCCCAACACGCGGAATCAGAACCCTAGCTTTAAACAGGTCTCCGTCGATTCCCAGTCTGACATCTCCATCCATCATGTGCATTAGGTCTCTGGCGATAGCAAGCCCAAGTCCACTGCCCTCAGTGTTTCTTGACTTATCACCTCGCTTAAATCTCTCCATCAGCTCATCTGGTTCCATATCGAGAGCATCTCTCGACACGTTGCTGATCTCGAGTGCAGCAAATTTGCCCATCTCTCTTACCTTCACGTATGCCCTTGTCCCAGGCATACTATACTTGCTGACATTGGTCAGCAGGTTCTCGATTACACGCCATAGCATCTTCCCGTCGGCATTTACGTATACATGTTCATCGTTCTTTTCGCAGTGAACCTCTACATCTGCAGCTACGAAGATATCGTTAAGCTCCCCGACGATTTGCTGAGCCATACCGTTTAGATCTATAACTTCGATGCTGATAGGCATAGCCCCACTTGATGCCTTAGTCGCTTCAAATAGGTCACCGCTCAGTTTCTGAAGTCTCTTGGTCTTCTGATCGATAATCTCGAGGTAAGACATCGCATCTGGACTATCGAGCCCCTGCATCTTGAGTAAATCTATGTAAGTAACCATCGATGTAAGTGGTGTCTTGAGATCATGCGATACGTTTGAAATGAGTTCATTACGCAGCCTCTGGCTTCGCAGTTCATTTTCGAGGGCAATCTCTTCCGCCTTGGCGATTTCATTTATGTCATTTGCAAGACGCTCGAACTCGCCCCTATGTCTAACGACAACTTTCTTATCGAAGTCGCCTTCCTTAATAGCTCTTAGACCTTGTCTTACTCTCGCGTAGTCATGGTAGTACCGTGGAACGAATATGATTATTAGAATCATCGCTACAAAAATCCATCCATGCCAGATATATACAGGTGCAAAAATCGCAATTATGAGGAGATATAGCCTCTTCATCGTGATATCCTTCGACACGAATATATTATATATACCCATCAGAACTTTTCCGATGATTGAGCGTTCAAAGAAATCATCATTCTTGATGTTTTTTACGAGCGAAGTGAGCAGAATCATGGCTAATAGCACGCACACAGCCATCAGTGCCAACGAACCGAAGCCTTGCACCCACTCTGGTTTAAATGTCGAATACTGTCTACCCAGCAGCATATCACTTTGCTTGGTGAGTTCCTTGACTGAAAATCCTTTCTTTACAATGGTCTTGAGTATGTGGTCAAGCGATTTTCCTGACGAGATATATACGTAGAATATTTCTTCCGAGGTAGCGACACCAACTCCCATTATAAAAATTCCTAGAATTCGTAGCTCCGGGAATATTCGATCGAGCAGATTTAACTGAACCCTACCTTTTCTGTCATATTTACCAGCGAAATATATCGCGAATATCACTCCCGCAATCGTAAAAGCACCAAACACTATGAGAAGTATGAAATTCGTCGTCAGTATGCCAACTAGCTTATTCTTGTCAACATATCTGTTGAAGTATTCGCTCGTATACGCCTCATATACGATAATTCTATTTGCTGAGACGATGAGGAACACCATGCTCACAGTCGCCACCAAGGTGGCGAACTTGGATTTAAGTCCACGAAACTCGTCCCTTACGACTTGTTCCCTCATTAGTTATCTCCTTCAAGCTTATATCCTGTGCCCCAAACTACCTTTATGTATCTAGGATC
Coding sequences within it:
- a CDS encoding HAMP domain-containing sensor histidine kinase; its protein translation is MREQVVRDEFRGLKSKFATLVATVSMVFLIVSANRIIVYEAYTSEYFNRYVDKNKLVGILTTNFILLIVFGAFTIAGVIFAIYFAGKYDRKGRVQLNLLDRIFPELRILGIFIMGVGVATSEEIFYVYISSGKSLDHILKTIVKKGFSVKELTKQSDMLLGRQYSTFKPEWVQGFGSLALMAVCVLLAMILLTSLVKNIKNDDFFERSIIGKVLMGIYNIFVSKDITMKRLYLLIIAIFAPVYIWHGWIFVAMILIIIFVPRYYHDYARVRQGLRAIKEGDFDKKVVVRHRGEFERLANDINEIAKAEEIALENELRSQRLRNELISNVSHDLKTPLTSMVTYIDLLKMQGLDSPDAMSYLEIIDQKTKRLQKLSGDLFEATKASSGAMPISIEVIDLNGMAQQIVGELNDIFVAADVEVHCEKNDEHVYVNADGKMLWRVIENLLTNVSKYSMPGTRAYVKVREMGKFAALEISNVSRDALDMEPDELMERFKRGDKSRNTEGSGLGLAIARDLMHMMDGDVRLGIDGDLFKARVLIPRVGQR
- a CDS encoding leucine-rich repeat domain-containing protein; this translates as MGVSYADKFISFEGALTDRDIKTLVSESRRDTILQTNYMPLDTATLQELNRRYFAKFRDATLRIYCSHDCDIKTVECMSAVRHLIVESSTEILNLDVLYELNNLRSLCIEAPKVSDKDFLKRLPSGIKSLDLNISSKAFDLKNLNRFIELEILSLHKCCKNLGVISELKQLQALKLHGITPESYAYINSLPKLKRLSISGGNAGDLSGLYGNEMITGLYLFRLAKFENLSVLAGLPNLRTAEIGQLTNVKNLPNLSESYIENLCFENMKGLLDFTSLEAAPHIKTVTETVCPTTLDVDTILPVLRNENLEKCAFYTSSDKRNKAISQAIEAHGKVCESNVYKVRRELFPDGWM
- the purF gene encoding amidophosphoribosyltransferase; protein product: MSELREECGVVGVFSPRETYEIGRTVYYGLYSLQHRGQESCGIVVNDDGVFASHKDLGLVNDVFNNSTLDELGVGSLAVGHVRYGTTGKNERANAQPIVVNHIKGSMAVAHNGNIVNSGDLRRELELEGSIFQTTSDTEVIAYLITKERLRTDCIENAINAAMHRLKGAYSLCVMSPNKLIAVRDDRGFRPLCYGLTEDGRYVVASESCALDAVGAKFVRDIEPGEIVIFNHDGIRSIKDHCNKNPKSICIFEYIYFARPDSKIDGISVHRARVEAGRALAIDYPVDADIVIGVPDSGLDAAVGYARESGIPYGMGFVKNKYIGRTFIAPGQAQREKLVNIKLNVIEETVRGKRVVMIDDSIVRGTTSRNIVEKLRHAGAKEVHLMLTAPPFVDECYYGTDVSDKSQLIAANHTVDEICTLIGCDSIGFLKMERLHEMIGTAPNVGYCDACFGGEYPAGRATTGKFKFETKLSESKKKEN
- the purE gene encoding 5-(carboxyamino)imidazole ribonucleotide mutase — encoded protein: MKKVAVIMGSDSDLPVVEKCINELKKYGIPTEVHVYSAHRTPDEAIGFAKTAEENGFGVIISAAGKAAHLGGVLAANTVLPVVGIPIKASALDGMDALLSTVQMPPGIPVASIAIDGAKNAAIFAAEILAVSDEQLRIKLREERKKAHDAVIEKDAAVCAKFN